A region from the Dermacentor andersoni chromosome 11, qqDerAnde1_hic_scaffold, whole genome shotgun sequence genome encodes:
- the LOC126517944 gene encoding general transcription factor IIF subunit 1-like isoform X4: MAAATASSGSQSSSSSSSSSQGQEFIVRIPKQTKKRYHVMRFNAAHKQDISKWTQVRMERENNMKEFKLEDDMPKFGAGSEFGRDQKEEARRKKYGIIMKKYNPDDQPWLLRVGGKGGKRFKAIREGGVSENTSFYVFCKAPDGVFEAFPIEEWYNFNPVNRFKALTAEEAEVEFERRDKVMNHFSIMVRKKMSLEEEGAKEEGEEEKGKKGKKGKKEKNRDFQLTEMDDWLSDSDGEGDDDSDGERDDDDGGGKKKKKKGKAGEDDKKKKKKKNQSDEEAMEESDEGDFDDREVDYMSESSSEEEEPADEKANRELKGVEDEDALRAADQSDEEEEGEKEEEKPEGEEEATKDEKSAEPKPKSKADKKEGGSSKSASKGNSSGESSSESSDSDFDDSKFQSAMFMQSSARQKPKKKNGCESANSSRANTPTKHVSDEKKGKGSSKALKRKIMEESPSAGKTDGSAPKRPRSESNLPSTPSMPSSWSSSTEGITEESVRRYLLRKPMTTTELLQKFKSKKTGMSSEKLVNTIAQILKRLNPEKQTIKGKLYLSIKP, encoded by the exons GTTCGCATGGAGAGGGAGAATAACATGAAGGAGTTCAAGCTTGAGGACGACATGCCGAAATTTGGGGCGGGCAGCGAGTTTGGCCGGGACCAGAAGGAAGAAGCCCGGCGCAAGAAATATGGTATCATCATGAAGAAGTACAACCCCGATGACCAACCTTGGCTGCTCAGGGTTGGTGGCAAGGGAGGAAAAAG GTTCAAGGCCATACGCGAGGGAGGCGTTTCTGAAAATACGTCTTTCTACGTCTTCTGTAAGGCCCCCGACGGTGTCTTTGAAGCTTTTCCCATTGAGGAGTGGTACAACTTTAACCCTGTGAACCGCTTTAAGGCACTCACTGCTGAAGAAGCAGAAGTGGAATTTGAGAG GAGAGACAAAGTGATGAACCACTTCTCCATCATGGTTCGCAAGAAGATGTCCCTCGAAGAAGAAGGAGCCAAAGAGGAGGGAGAGGAGGAAAAAGGCAAGAAGGGGAAGAAGGGCAAAAAGGAGAAGAACAGAGACTTT CAACTCACCGAAATGGACGACTGGTTGAGTGACTCGGACGGCGAGGGCGACGACGACTCGGACGGCGAGagagatgatgacgatggtggtggcaagaagaagaagaagaagggtaAAGCTGGAGAAGAtgataagaagaaaaagaaaaagaagaaccagTCCGATGAGGAGGCCATGGAGGAAAGCGATGAGGGAGACTTTGATGACAGGGAAGTGGACTACATGTCAGAATCCAG CTCGGAGGAAGAGGAACCTGCAGACGAGAAGGCGAACCGTGAGCTGAAAGGTGTTGAAGATGAGGATGCCCTTAGGGCTGCGGACCAGTCAGACGAAGAGGAGGAAGgcgagaaggaggaggagaagcCCGAGGGAGAGGAGGAAGCCACCAAGGACGAGAAAAGTGCCGAGCCCAAGCCAAAGTCAAAGGCTGACAAGAAAGAGG GTGGCTCTTCTAAGAGCGCATCGAAGGGCAACTCCTCTGGTGAATCCAGCTCTGAGTCTTCAGACTCTGACTTCGACGACTCCAAGTTCCAGTCAGCCATGTTCATGCAG TCTTCTGCTCGTCAGAAACCAAAGAAGAAGAATGGCTGCGAGAGTGCGAACAGCAGTCGTGCAAACACACCTACCAAGCACGTGAGTGACGAGAAGAAGGGCAAAG GCAGCAGCAAAGCTCTCAAGCGCAAAATCATGGAAGAATCTCCATCTGCTGGAAAAACAGATGGGTCGGCACCAAAACGTCCGCGTAGTGAATCAAACCTTCCTTCCACACCTTCCATGCCTAGCAG CTGGTCATCAAGCACGGAAGGCATCACCGAGGAGTCTGTGAGGCGCTACCTACTTCGGAAGCCCATGACCACAACAGAGCTCCTCCAGAAGTTCAAGTCAAAAAAGACTGGCATGAGCAGTGAAAAGCTTGTGAACACCATTGCTCAGATTCTGAAAAGACTGAACCCTGAAAAGCAGACCATCAAAGGAAAACTGTACTTGTCTATAAAACCGTGA
- the LOC126517944 gene encoding general transcription factor IIF subunit 1-like isoform X3, with protein sequence MAAATASSGSQSSSSSSSSSQGQEFIVRIPKQTKKRYHVMRFNAAHKQDISKWTQVRMERENNMKEFKLEDDMPKFGAGSEFGRDQKEEARRKKYGIIMKKYNPDDQPWLLRVGGKGGKRFKAIREGGVSENTSFYVFCKAPDGVFEAFPIEEWYNFNPVNRFKALTAEEAEVEFERRDKVMNHFSIMVRKKMSLEEEGAKEEGEEEKGKKGKKGKKEKNRDFQLTEMDDWLSDSDGEGDDDSDGERDDDDGGGKKKKKKGKAGEDDKKKKKKKNQSDEEAMEESDEGDFDDREVDYMSESSSEEEEPADEKANRELKGVEDEDALRAADQSDEEEEGEKEEEKPEGEEEATKDEKSAEPKPKSKADKKEGGSSKSASKGNSSGESSSESSDSDFDDSKFQSAMFMQKPKKKNGCESANSSRANTPTKHVSDEKKGKGHGSVVQEPWDSGSSKALKRKIMEESPSAGKTDGSAPKRPRSESNLPSTPSMPSSWSSSTEGITEESVRRYLLRKPMTTTELLQKFKSKKTGMSSEKLVNTIAQILKRLNPEKQTIKGKLYLSIKP encoded by the exons GTTCGCATGGAGAGGGAGAATAACATGAAGGAGTTCAAGCTTGAGGACGACATGCCGAAATTTGGGGCGGGCAGCGAGTTTGGCCGGGACCAGAAGGAAGAAGCCCGGCGCAAGAAATATGGTATCATCATGAAGAAGTACAACCCCGATGACCAACCTTGGCTGCTCAGGGTTGGTGGCAAGGGAGGAAAAAG GTTCAAGGCCATACGCGAGGGAGGCGTTTCTGAAAATACGTCTTTCTACGTCTTCTGTAAGGCCCCCGACGGTGTCTTTGAAGCTTTTCCCATTGAGGAGTGGTACAACTTTAACCCTGTGAACCGCTTTAAGGCACTCACTGCTGAAGAAGCAGAAGTGGAATTTGAGAG GAGAGACAAAGTGATGAACCACTTCTCCATCATGGTTCGCAAGAAGATGTCCCTCGAAGAAGAAGGAGCCAAAGAGGAGGGAGAGGAGGAAAAAGGCAAGAAGGGGAAGAAGGGCAAAAAGGAGAAGAACAGAGACTTT CAACTCACCGAAATGGACGACTGGTTGAGTGACTCGGACGGCGAGGGCGACGACGACTCGGACGGCGAGagagatgatgacgatggtggtggcaagaagaagaagaagaagggtaAAGCTGGAGAAGAtgataagaagaaaaagaaaaagaagaaccagTCCGATGAGGAGGCCATGGAGGAAAGCGATGAGGGAGACTTTGATGACAGGGAAGTGGACTACATGTCAGAATCCAG CTCGGAGGAAGAGGAACCTGCAGACGAGAAGGCGAACCGTGAGCTGAAAGGTGTTGAAGATGAGGATGCCCTTAGGGCTGCGGACCAGTCAGACGAAGAGGAGGAAGgcgagaaggaggaggagaagcCCGAGGGAGAGGAGGAAGCCACCAAGGACGAGAAAAGTGCCGAGCCCAAGCCAAAGTCAAAGGCTGACAAGAAAGAGG GTGGCTCTTCTAAGAGCGCATCGAAGGGCAACTCCTCTGGTGAATCCAGCTCTGAGTCTTCAGACTCTGACTTCGACGACTCCAAGTTCCAGTCAGCCATGTTCATGCAG AAACCAAAGAAGAAGAATGGCTGCGAGAGTGCGAACAGCAGTCGTGCAAACACACCTACCAAGCACGTGAGTGACGAGAAGAAGGGCAAAG GGCATGGGAGTGTGGTCCAAGAACCATGGGACAGTG GCAGCAGCAAAGCTCTCAAGCGCAAAATCATGGAAGAATCTCCATCTGCTGGAAAAACAGATGGGTCGGCACCAAAACGTCCGCGTAGTGAATCAAACCTTCCTTCCACACCTTCCATGCCTAGCAG CTGGTCATCAAGCACGGAAGGCATCACCGAGGAGTCTGTGAGGCGCTACCTACTTCGGAAGCCCATGACCACAACAGAGCTCCTCCAGAAGTTCAAGTCAAAAAAGACTGGCATGAGCAGTGAAAAGCTTGTGAACACCATTGCTCAGATTCTGAAAAGACTGAACCCTGAAAAGCAGACCATCAAAGGAAAACTGTACTTGTCTATAAAACCGTGA
- the LOC126517944 gene encoding general transcription factor IIF subunit 1-like isoform X1, with protein sequence MAAATASSGSQSSSSSSSSSQGQEFIVRIPKQTKKRYHVMRFNAAHKQDISKWTQVRMERENNMKEFKLEDDMPKFGAGSEFGRDQKEEARRKKYGIIMKKYNPDDQPWLLRVGGKGGKRFKAIREGGVSENTSFYVFCKAPDGVFEAFPIEEWYNFNPVNRFKALTAEEAEVEFERRDKVMNHFSIMVRKKMSLEEEGAKEEGEEEKGKKGKKGKKEKNRDFQLTEMDDWLSDSDGEGDDDSDGERDDDDGGGKKKKKKGKAGEDDKKKKKKKNQSDEEAMEESDEGDFDDREVDYMSESSSEEEEPADEKANRELKGVEDEDALRAADQSDEEEEGEKEEEKPEGEEEATKDEKSAEPKPKSKADKKEGGSSKSASKGNSSGESSSESSDSDFDDSKFQSAMFMQSSARQKPKKKNGCESANSSRANTPTKHVSDEKKGKGHGSVVQEPWDSGSSKALKRKIMEESPSAGKTDGSAPKRPRSESNLPSTPSMPSSWSSSTEGITEESVRRYLLRKPMTTTELLQKFKSKKTGMSSEKLVNTIAQILKRLNPEKQTIKGKLYLSIKP encoded by the exons GTTCGCATGGAGAGGGAGAATAACATGAAGGAGTTCAAGCTTGAGGACGACATGCCGAAATTTGGGGCGGGCAGCGAGTTTGGCCGGGACCAGAAGGAAGAAGCCCGGCGCAAGAAATATGGTATCATCATGAAGAAGTACAACCCCGATGACCAACCTTGGCTGCTCAGGGTTGGTGGCAAGGGAGGAAAAAG GTTCAAGGCCATACGCGAGGGAGGCGTTTCTGAAAATACGTCTTTCTACGTCTTCTGTAAGGCCCCCGACGGTGTCTTTGAAGCTTTTCCCATTGAGGAGTGGTACAACTTTAACCCTGTGAACCGCTTTAAGGCACTCACTGCTGAAGAAGCAGAAGTGGAATTTGAGAG GAGAGACAAAGTGATGAACCACTTCTCCATCATGGTTCGCAAGAAGATGTCCCTCGAAGAAGAAGGAGCCAAAGAGGAGGGAGAGGAGGAAAAAGGCAAGAAGGGGAAGAAGGGCAAAAAGGAGAAGAACAGAGACTTT CAACTCACCGAAATGGACGACTGGTTGAGTGACTCGGACGGCGAGGGCGACGACGACTCGGACGGCGAGagagatgatgacgatggtggtggcaagaagaagaagaagaagggtaAAGCTGGAGAAGAtgataagaagaaaaagaaaaagaagaaccagTCCGATGAGGAGGCCATGGAGGAAAGCGATGAGGGAGACTTTGATGACAGGGAAGTGGACTACATGTCAGAATCCAG CTCGGAGGAAGAGGAACCTGCAGACGAGAAGGCGAACCGTGAGCTGAAAGGTGTTGAAGATGAGGATGCCCTTAGGGCTGCGGACCAGTCAGACGAAGAGGAGGAAGgcgagaaggaggaggagaagcCCGAGGGAGAGGAGGAAGCCACCAAGGACGAGAAAAGTGCCGAGCCCAAGCCAAAGTCAAAGGCTGACAAGAAAGAGG GTGGCTCTTCTAAGAGCGCATCGAAGGGCAACTCCTCTGGTGAATCCAGCTCTGAGTCTTCAGACTCTGACTTCGACGACTCCAAGTTCCAGTCAGCCATGTTCATGCAG TCTTCTGCTCGTCAGAAACCAAAGAAGAAGAATGGCTGCGAGAGTGCGAACAGCAGTCGTGCAAACACACCTACCAAGCACGTGAGTGACGAGAAGAAGGGCAAAG GGCATGGGAGTGTGGTCCAAGAACCATGGGACAGTG GCAGCAGCAAAGCTCTCAAGCGCAAAATCATGGAAGAATCTCCATCTGCTGGAAAAACAGATGGGTCGGCACCAAAACGTCCGCGTAGTGAATCAAACCTTCCTTCCACACCTTCCATGCCTAGCAG CTGGTCATCAAGCACGGAAGGCATCACCGAGGAGTCTGTGAGGCGCTACCTACTTCGGAAGCCCATGACCACAACAGAGCTCCTCCAGAAGTTCAAGTCAAAAAAGACTGGCATGAGCAGTGAAAAGCTTGTGAACACCATTGCTCAGATTCTGAAAAGACTGAACCCTGAAAAGCAGACCATCAAAGGAAAACTGTACTTGTCTATAAAACCGTGA
- the LOC126517944 gene encoding general transcription factor IIF subunit 1-like isoform X2, with amino-acid sequence MAAATASSGSSSSSSSSSSQGQEFIVRIPKQTKKRYHVMRFNAAHKQDISKWTQVRMERENNMKEFKLEDDMPKFGAGSEFGRDQKEEARRKKYGIIMKKYNPDDQPWLLRVGGKGGKRFKAIREGGVSENTSFYVFCKAPDGVFEAFPIEEWYNFNPVNRFKALTAEEAEVEFERRDKVMNHFSIMVRKKMSLEEEGAKEEGEEEKGKKGKKGKKEKNRDFQLTEMDDWLSDSDGEGDDDSDGERDDDDGGGKKKKKKGKAGEDDKKKKKKKNQSDEEAMEESDEGDFDDREVDYMSESSSEEEEPADEKANRELKGVEDEDALRAADQSDEEEEGEKEEEKPEGEEEATKDEKSAEPKPKSKADKKEGGSSKSASKGNSSGESSSESSDSDFDDSKFQSAMFMQSSARQKPKKKNGCESANSSRANTPTKHVSDEKKGKGHGSVVQEPWDSGSSKALKRKIMEESPSAGKTDGSAPKRPRSESNLPSTPSMPSSWSSSTEGITEESVRRYLLRKPMTTTELLQKFKSKKTGMSSEKLVNTIAQILKRLNPEKQTIKGKLYLSIKP; translated from the exons GTTCGCATGGAGAGGGAGAATAACATGAAGGAGTTCAAGCTTGAGGACGACATGCCGAAATTTGGGGCGGGCAGCGAGTTTGGCCGGGACCAGAAGGAAGAAGCCCGGCGCAAGAAATATGGTATCATCATGAAGAAGTACAACCCCGATGACCAACCTTGGCTGCTCAGGGTTGGTGGCAAGGGAGGAAAAAG GTTCAAGGCCATACGCGAGGGAGGCGTTTCTGAAAATACGTCTTTCTACGTCTTCTGTAAGGCCCCCGACGGTGTCTTTGAAGCTTTTCCCATTGAGGAGTGGTACAACTTTAACCCTGTGAACCGCTTTAAGGCACTCACTGCTGAAGAAGCAGAAGTGGAATTTGAGAG GAGAGACAAAGTGATGAACCACTTCTCCATCATGGTTCGCAAGAAGATGTCCCTCGAAGAAGAAGGAGCCAAAGAGGAGGGAGAGGAGGAAAAAGGCAAGAAGGGGAAGAAGGGCAAAAAGGAGAAGAACAGAGACTTT CAACTCACCGAAATGGACGACTGGTTGAGTGACTCGGACGGCGAGGGCGACGACGACTCGGACGGCGAGagagatgatgacgatggtggtggcaagaagaagaagaagaagggtaAAGCTGGAGAAGAtgataagaagaaaaagaaaaagaagaaccagTCCGATGAGGAGGCCATGGAGGAAAGCGATGAGGGAGACTTTGATGACAGGGAAGTGGACTACATGTCAGAATCCAG CTCGGAGGAAGAGGAACCTGCAGACGAGAAGGCGAACCGTGAGCTGAAAGGTGTTGAAGATGAGGATGCCCTTAGGGCTGCGGACCAGTCAGACGAAGAGGAGGAAGgcgagaaggaggaggagaagcCCGAGGGAGAGGAGGAAGCCACCAAGGACGAGAAAAGTGCCGAGCCCAAGCCAAAGTCAAAGGCTGACAAGAAAGAGG GTGGCTCTTCTAAGAGCGCATCGAAGGGCAACTCCTCTGGTGAATCCAGCTCTGAGTCTTCAGACTCTGACTTCGACGACTCCAAGTTCCAGTCAGCCATGTTCATGCAG TCTTCTGCTCGTCAGAAACCAAAGAAGAAGAATGGCTGCGAGAGTGCGAACAGCAGTCGTGCAAACACACCTACCAAGCACGTGAGTGACGAGAAGAAGGGCAAAG GGCATGGGAGTGTGGTCCAAGAACCATGGGACAGTG GCAGCAGCAAAGCTCTCAAGCGCAAAATCATGGAAGAATCTCCATCTGCTGGAAAAACAGATGGGTCGGCACCAAAACGTCCGCGTAGTGAATCAAACCTTCCTTCCACACCTTCCATGCCTAGCAG CTGGTCATCAAGCACGGAAGGCATCACCGAGGAGTCTGTGAGGCGCTACCTACTTCGGAAGCCCATGACCACAACAGAGCTCCTCCAGAAGTTCAAGTCAAAAAAGACTGGCATGAGCAGTGAAAAGCTTGTGAACACCATTGCTCAGATTCTGAAAAGACTGAACCCTGAAAAGCAGACCATCAAAGGAAAACTGTACTTGTCTATAAAACCGTGA
- the LOC126517944 gene encoding general transcription factor IIF subunit 1-like isoform X5, which yields MAAATASSGSQSSSSSSSSSQGQEFIVRIPKQTKKRYHVMRFNAAHKQDISKWTQVRMERENNMKEFKLEDDMPKFGAGSEFGRDQKEEARRKKYGIIMKKYNPDDQPWLLRVGGKGGKRFKAIREGGVSENTSFYVFCKAPDGVFEAFPIEEWYNFNPVNRFKALTAEEAEVEFERRDKVMNHFSIMVRKKMSLEEEGAKEEGEEEKGKKGKKGKKEKNRDFQLTEMDDWLSDSDGEGDDDSDGERDDDDGGGKKKKKKGKAGEDDKKKKKKKNQSDEEAMEESDEGDFDDREVDYMSESSSEEEEPADEKANRELKGVEDEDALRAADQSDEEEEGEKEEEKPEGEEEATKDEKSAEPKPKSKADKKEGGSSKSASKGNSSGESSSESSDSDFDDSKFQSAMFMQSSARQKPKKKNGCESANSSRANTPTKHVSDEKKGKGHGSVVQEPWDSGSSKALKRKIMEESPSAGKTDGSAPKRPRSESNLPSTPSMPSSWCCSSRDGAPLKNIVHYSISIFIMHRLLISSMCITKNSAAWESKT from the exons GTTCGCATGGAGAGGGAGAATAACATGAAGGAGTTCAAGCTTGAGGACGACATGCCGAAATTTGGGGCGGGCAGCGAGTTTGGCCGGGACCAGAAGGAAGAAGCCCGGCGCAAGAAATATGGTATCATCATGAAGAAGTACAACCCCGATGACCAACCTTGGCTGCTCAGGGTTGGTGGCAAGGGAGGAAAAAG GTTCAAGGCCATACGCGAGGGAGGCGTTTCTGAAAATACGTCTTTCTACGTCTTCTGTAAGGCCCCCGACGGTGTCTTTGAAGCTTTTCCCATTGAGGAGTGGTACAACTTTAACCCTGTGAACCGCTTTAAGGCACTCACTGCTGAAGAAGCAGAAGTGGAATTTGAGAG GAGAGACAAAGTGATGAACCACTTCTCCATCATGGTTCGCAAGAAGATGTCCCTCGAAGAAGAAGGAGCCAAAGAGGAGGGAGAGGAGGAAAAAGGCAAGAAGGGGAAGAAGGGCAAAAAGGAGAAGAACAGAGACTTT CAACTCACCGAAATGGACGACTGGTTGAGTGACTCGGACGGCGAGGGCGACGACGACTCGGACGGCGAGagagatgatgacgatggtggtggcaagaagaagaagaagaagggtaAAGCTGGAGAAGAtgataagaagaaaaagaaaaagaagaaccagTCCGATGAGGAGGCCATGGAGGAAAGCGATGAGGGAGACTTTGATGACAGGGAAGTGGACTACATGTCAGAATCCAG CTCGGAGGAAGAGGAACCTGCAGACGAGAAGGCGAACCGTGAGCTGAAAGGTGTTGAAGATGAGGATGCCCTTAGGGCTGCGGACCAGTCAGACGAAGAGGAGGAAGgcgagaaggaggaggagaagcCCGAGGGAGAGGAGGAAGCCACCAAGGACGAGAAAAGTGCCGAGCCCAAGCCAAAGTCAAAGGCTGACAAGAAAGAGG GTGGCTCTTCTAAGAGCGCATCGAAGGGCAACTCCTCTGGTGAATCCAGCTCTGAGTCTTCAGACTCTGACTTCGACGACTCCAAGTTCCAGTCAGCCATGTTCATGCAG TCTTCTGCTCGTCAGAAACCAAAGAAGAAGAATGGCTGCGAGAGTGCGAACAGCAGTCGTGCAAACACACCTACCAAGCACGTGAGTGACGAGAAGAAGGGCAAAG GGCATGGGAGTGTGGTCCAAGAACCATGGGACAGTG GCAGCAGCAAAGCTCTCAAGCGCAAAATCATGGAAGAATCTCCATCTGCTGGAAAAACAGATGGGTCGGCACCAAAACGTCCGCGTAGTGAATCAAACCTTCCTTCCACACCTTCCATGCCTAGCAG ctggTGTTGCAGCAGCAGAGATGGGGCACCTCTAAAAAATATAGTGCACTATAGCATTAGTATCTTTATAATGCATAGGCTGCTAATTAGCAGCATGTGCATCACCAAAAATAGTGCCGCATGGGAAAGCAAGACATAG